One Bacillus amyloliquefaciens DSM 7 = ATCC 23350 DNA window includes the following coding sequences:
- the safA gene encoding spore coat assembly protein SafA: MKIHIVQKGDSLWKIAEKYGVDFEELKKLNNQLSNPDLIMPGMKIKVPSEAVPVRKEPKANFGTSAHKHEHPYAKEKPKSVVDIEDTIAEEPKPSIPYVPPIPEKHENVLPEADMNQHYPSNQLFQPWSPPKPEEPVTHFVEPKEKEYDNNIPQQEAMINMENANYPNMPKAPEVGKMEEENAAYHLPNMPNIPNVPFPNMPAVEPFMHYPMPCMPCPCPVPVTPMLPGSGLCHPFFPVGGGFGGFGGFPVMPMPYSYGFHPGFGGYGEFENQAHENAEHYGGFGGASYAHMPYYGGYPSHHANAPHHDGKYKDDDCGCHDNSHHHHHHHGSHHHYANMPVQPYPNVGANAGYFMPYGGANPNVSPNQPSPNQVFGRPEEEED; the protein is encoded by the coding sequence TTGAAAATTCATATCGTTCAAAAAGGCGATTCGCTCTGGAAAATAGCTGAAAAATACGGAGTTGATTTTGAAGAATTAAAAAAATTGAATAATCAGCTTAGCAATCCAGACTTAATTATGCCTGGAATGAAGATAAAGGTGCCTTCAGAAGCCGTTCCGGTCAGAAAAGAGCCAAAGGCAAACTTCGGAACGTCTGCGCATAAGCATGAGCATCCATATGCTAAAGAAAAACCGAAATCAGTTGTGGACATCGAAGACACCATAGCGGAAGAACCAAAGCCGTCAATTCCGTATGTGCCGCCGATCCCTGAAAAACATGAAAATGTGCTGCCGGAAGCTGATATGAATCAACATTATCCGTCCAATCAGCTGTTTCAGCCGTGGTCGCCTCCTAAGCCGGAGGAACCGGTGACACATTTTGTCGAGCCGAAAGAGAAGGAGTATGACAATAACATTCCACAACAGGAGGCAATGATCAACATGGAAAACGCGAATTACCCGAATATGCCAAAGGCGCCTGAAGTCGGAAAGATGGAAGAAGAAAACGCCGCTTATCATCTGCCGAATATGCCAAACATTCCGAATGTCCCGTTTCCGAATATGCCGGCCGTTGAACCGTTTATGCATTACCCGATGCCGTGCATGCCTTGTCCTTGTCCGGTTCCGGTGACGCCGATGCTGCCGGGTTCGGGATTATGCCACCCGTTCTTCCCGGTAGGCGGAGGTTTCGGCGGTTTTGGAGGCTTTCCGGTAATGCCGATGCCATATTCGTACGGATTCCACCCGGGATTTGGCGGTTATGGTGAATTTGAAAACCAGGCTCATGAAAACGCAGAGCATTATGGCGGTTTCGGAGGTGCTTCGTACGCTCACATGCCGTATTACGGCGGATATCCGTCACATCACGCAAACGCGCCTCATCACGATGGAAAATATAAGGATGATGATTGCGGCTGTCATGATAATTCACATCATCACCATCATCACCACGGGTCTCATCATCATTATGCAAATATGCCTGTGCAGCCATATCCGAATGTGGGGGCAAATGCCGGATATTTTATGCCTTACGGCGGAGCAAATCCCAATGTCTCGCCTAATCAGCCGAGTCCAAATCAAGTATTCGGACGGCCGGAGGAAGAAGAAGATTGA
- the nadA gene encoding quinolinate synthase NadA: MSIFDVLTASDEMMPSHYKNMSIREMEKRVAEIKRSFGKRLFIPGHHYQKDEVIQFADTAGDSLQLAQVAEKNKDAEYIVFCGVHFMAETADMLTDDNQTVILPDMRAGCSMADMADIQQTDKAWQELQELYGNTIIPLTYVNSTAEIKAFVGRHGGATVTSSNARSVLKWAFKQKERILFLPDQHLGRNTAYDLGILLTEMAVWDPAQNRLLTDHPESIKVILWKGHCSVHEKFTAENISQLRQRDSDIRIIVHPECSREVVSLSDDSGSTKYIIDTIEQAKPGSKWAIGTEMNLVQRLIHSHPDKQIESLNPDMCPCLTMNRIDLPHLLWSLEQLEKGEPKGVIKVPKAVRTEALRALNRMLSHT; this comes from the coding sequence ATGTCTATTTTTGACGTGTTAACTGCATCAGATGAAATGATGCCGAGCCATTATAAAAACATGAGTATCCGTGAAATGGAGAAGCGGGTCGCCGAAATTAAACGGTCTTTCGGAAAGCGCCTGTTCATTCCGGGACATCACTATCAAAAAGATGAAGTCATACAATTCGCCGATACGGCTGGTGACTCCCTGCAGCTTGCCCAAGTGGCCGAAAAAAATAAAGATGCGGAATACATTGTGTTTTGCGGCGTGCATTTTATGGCGGAAACGGCTGATATGCTGACCGATGATAACCAAACCGTGATTTTGCCCGACATGCGCGCCGGATGCTCGATGGCTGATATGGCAGATATACAGCAGACGGACAAAGCATGGCAAGAGCTTCAAGAGCTGTACGGTAACACCATCATTCCGTTAACATATGTTAACTCGACGGCGGAAATTAAAGCGTTCGTCGGACGGCACGGCGGGGCGACCGTCACCTCTTCGAATGCCCGGAGCGTGCTGAAATGGGCTTTTAAACAAAAAGAAAGAATTTTATTTTTGCCGGATCAGCATTTAGGCAGAAATACAGCTTATGACCTCGGCATTCTGCTGACAGAAATGGCTGTATGGGACCCGGCGCAAAACCGATTGCTTACTGATCACCCGGAAAGCATTAAGGTCATCCTTTGGAAAGGACATTGCTCCGTACATGAAAAGTTTACAGCGGAAAATATCTCTCAGCTGCGGCAGCGGGATTCTGACATCCGCATTATCGTTCATCCGGAATGTTCGCGGGAAGTGGTCTCGCTCAGTGACGACAGCGGATCTACCAAATACATTATTGATACGATTGAACAGGCTAAACCGGGAAGCAAGTGGGCAATCGGCACGGAAATGAATCTTGTTCAGCGCCTCATTCACTCGCATCCGGATAAACAGATTGAATCACTGAATCCGGATATGTGTCCGTGTCTGACAATGAACAGAATCGACCTTCCGCATTTATTGTGGTCGCTTGAGCAGCTTGAAAAAGGCGAGCCGAAAGGTGTCATTAAGGTGCCAAAAGCGGTTCGGACAGAAGCGCTTCGTGCTTTGAACAGAATGCTGAGCCATACGTAA
- the nadC gene encoding carboxylating nicotinate-nucleotide diphosphorylase: MDILQLKQMLTRFFQEDIGTGDVTSQAIFSDEHCKAKIIAKTDGVFAGETVIREGFGLLHNDIRIRSLKKDGERMKKEDVLAEMEGPAAALLTGERVILNLIQRMSGIATMTDEAKRRLDDPSIKLCDTRKTTPGLRMLEKYAVRIGGGCNHRFGLYDGIMIKDNHIAACGSIKAAMERARKAAGQMLAAEVEIETEQQLLEAIDAGADIIMFDNCPPETVRRFAGMTPGHIKTEASGGITLDTLPGYRGTGVHYISLGFLTHSVKSADISMDVATEQGDFS; encoded by the coding sequence ATGGACATTCTGCAGCTGAAACAAATGCTGACACGTTTTTTTCAGGAAGATATCGGAACGGGTGATGTGACGTCACAAGCGATTTTTTCTGATGAGCATTGTAAGGCGAAGATCATCGCAAAAACGGACGGCGTGTTTGCCGGGGAAACCGTTATCCGTGAAGGATTTGGGCTTTTACACAATGACATCCGCATCCGTTCCCTGAAAAAAGACGGAGAGCGGATGAAAAAAGAAGACGTGCTCGCTGAAATGGAAGGCCCGGCGGCAGCTCTTCTAACGGGAGAACGGGTCATTCTGAATCTTATCCAAAGAATGTCAGGCATTGCGACAATGACGGATGAGGCCAAAAGGCGTCTTGATGATCCGTCCATTAAGCTTTGCGATACGAGAAAAACGACACCCGGACTCAGAATGCTGGAAAAATACGCGGTCCGAATCGGAGGCGGCTGTAATCATCGCTTCGGCTTATATGACGGCATCATGATTAAAGATAATCATATTGCCGCTTGCGGATCGATAAAAGCGGCGATGGAGCGGGCGCGAAAAGCGGCGGGGCAGATGCTTGCGGCAGAAGTCGAAATCGAAACCGAACAACAGCTGCTGGAGGCAATAGATGCAGGCGCAGACATTATTATGTTTGACAACTGCCCGCCAGAGACCGTCCGGCGTTTTGCAGGCATGACACCGGGCCATATCAAAACGGAAGCATCCGGCGGCATAACGCTGGACACATTGCCTGGTTATAGAGGAACAGGCGTACACTATATTTCACTGGGATTTCTGACTCATTCAGTAAAAAGCGCCGATATCAGCATGGATGTCGCGACAGAACAGGGGGATTTTTCATAA
- the nadB gene encoding L-aspartate oxidase, producing the protein MSEKTIIIIGSGTAALACASSFPPSYQVTVITKRNVTNSNSHYAQGGIAVSYATDDSIESHVNDTLYAGCGHNDVTAVRHLLQSGQSMINRLIEDQFPFDMKSDGTFCLGREGAHSKRRILHAGGDATGRILVGFLLQQLRDGIRIIEHETAVDLLIEHGRCAGVAVKDASGSVSYRRADCVVLASGGCGSLYQYHTNDSSITGDGITLAFRAGAEITDMEFTQFHPTLLVKSGTAYGLISEAVRGEGGYLTDRSGRRIMAGRHALEDLAPRDVVSRAIFEEIMKENPVFMNCSRISDFNKRFPTISGICKSAGVDFESGIPVAPGMHFLMGGVRADTWGKTSVPDLYAIGETACTGLHGANRLASNSLLEALASGQRCAEHITKTPLNGRYQKASKKSDVILQVPDTTLHMLQAKMTNGAGIIREKENMQALASWLNKVSVHHINVKDITIEQAELSCLCQTAQLVVSSALIREESRGAHYRADFPWAEKKWHGKQIIHSTSGTVIRKNEGIGEIWTFCS; encoded by the coding sequence ATGTCTGAAAAAACAATTATCATCATTGGTTCGGGGACGGCGGCCCTCGCCTGTGCTTCTTCATTTCCTCCGTCATACCAAGTGACCGTCATTACGAAAAGAAACGTAACGAACAGCAATTCGCATTATGCTCAAGGCGGGATTGCCGTTTCATACGCAACAGATGACTCCATTGAATCCCATGTAAACGATACACTGTATGCGGGATGCGGGCACAATGACGTGACAGCCGTGCGGCATTTGCTGCAAAGCGGACAAAGTATGATAAACAGGCTGATAGAAGATCAATTTCCATTTGATATGAAATCAGACGGAACGTTTTGTCTCGGCAGGGAAGGCGCTCATTCCAAAAGAAGGATTCTTCACGCCGGGGGAGACGCAACCGGGCGGATTTTGGTCGGGTTTCTGCTTCAGCAGCTGAGGGACGGAATCCGGATCATTGAACACGAAACGGCGGTTGATCTTTTGATTGAACACGGACGGTGCGCAGGCGTTGCCGTAAAGGATGCTTCAGGTTCAGTTTCTTACAGAAGAGCAGATTGTGTAGTGCTGGCATCAGGCGGCTGCGGCAGTCTGTATCAGTATCACACAAATGATTCCTCCATAACGGGCGACGGCATCACTCTTGCCTTTCGTGCGGGAGCCGAGATCACAGATATGGAGTTCACCCAATTTCACCCGACCCTCCTTGTGAAAAGCGGGACTGCGTACGGGCTGATTTCTGAAGCAGTGAGGGGAGAAGGCGGATATTTAACGGATCGCTCCGGCCGCAGGATCATGGCGGGCAGACACGCACTTGAAGATTTGGCGCCGCGGGATGTCGTGTCACGGGCGATTTTTGAAGAAATAATGAAAGAAAACCCCGTTTTTATGAATTGCAGCCGCATATCTGACTTTAACAAACGCTTTCCGACCATATCAGGCATTTGTAAATCAGCGGGTGTTGATTTTGAAAGCGGGATTCCCGTAGCTCCGGGAATGCATTTTTTAATGGGCGGAGTAAGAGCCGATACATGGGGAAAAACGTCTGTGCCTGATCTTTATGCCATTGGCGAGACCGCCTGTACAGGCTTGCACGGGGCAAACCGCCTGGCGAGCAACTCACTTCTGGAAGCGCTGGCAAGCGGACAAAGATGTGCTGAACATATCACGAAAACGCCATTAAATGGCCGATATCAAAAAGCTTCGAAGAAATCTGACGTCATCTTACAAGTGCCGGATACGACGCTTCACATGCTCCAAGCCAAAATGACAAACGGAGCCGGCATCATCAGGGAGAAAGAAAACATGCAGGCGCTGGCATCCTGGCTGAACAAAGTATCTGTGCATCATATAAATGTGAAGGATATCACAATAGAACAAGCCGAGCTATCCTGCTTATGCCAGACTGCACAACTCGTCGTGTCCTCTGCTCTTATCCGGGAAGAAAGCAGAGGCGCTCATTATCGCGCTGATTTTCCCTGGGCAGAGAAAAAGTGGCACGGAAAACAAATCATTCATTCAACATCAGGAACAGTTATCAGAAAAAACGAAGGGATTGGGGAAATATGGACATTCTGCAGCTGA
- a CDS encoding IscS subfamily cysteine desulfurase, with protein sequence MIYLDYAAGTPLSKEAAEVFQQLSTEVYGNASSLHDAGGRAADVLEYCRQSAGRLIGGAADGIYFTSGGTEANILAVQSLLHGLPAGKKHFITTAMEHHSIHNAAAFLADQGIDVTVIYPDKNGLITEDILAAHVRPDTGLVSIQHANSETGLIQPVERLAAFLHQRNIFLHCDCVQSFGKLPIDADQAGIDALSVSGHKVYGPKGTGAVYIRPGISWKPVYPHTVHENGFRPGTVNVPAIGAFTAAAEYAVKHMEKHREHADRLRNYFYEQIRLQGLPISFSEEETGGECLPHIIGCFFHSFEGQYVMLECNRNDICISTGSACSAGSQGPSSAMKALRKTEREARQFFRISFGNETTCEQLDMLIHTLTALWEQKKGESAI encoded by the coding sequence ATGATTTATCTTGATTACGCGGCGGGAACGCCATTAAGCAAAGAAGCCGCTGAAGTCTTTCAGCAGCTCAGTACAGAGGTATACGGAAATGCAAGCAGCCTTCATGACGCCGGGGGAAGAGCGGCGGATGTGCTGGAATATTGCAGACAGTCTGCAGGAAGATTGATCGGCGGTGCGGCAGACGGCATTTATTTTACAAGCGGCGGCACGGAAGCGAACATTCTGGCCGTCCAATCATTGCTGCATGGTCTCCCCGCAGGCAAAAAACATTTTATTACGACCGCAATGGAGCACCATTCGATCCATAATGCCGCGGCGTTTTTAGCTGATCAGGGCATTGACGTCACTGTCATTTATCCCGACAAAAACGGCCTTATAACCGAGGACATTCTTGCGGCTCATGTGCGTCCTGACACGGGGCTCGTTTCCATACAGCACGCCAATTCAGAAACCGGCCTCATCCAGCCTGTGGAACGTCTGGCCGCTTTTCTCCATCAGAGAAACATTTTTCTTCATTGCGATTGTGTTCAAAGTTTCGGCAAACTGCCGATTGATGCGGATCAGGCGGGAATCGACGCCCTTTCCGTCTCCGGCCATAAAGTATACGGCCCGAAAGGCACCGGGGCTGTTTACATTCGGCCCGGCATCAGCTGGAAGCCGGTTTATCCGCATACCGTGCATGAAAACGGGTTCAGGCCCGGTACGGTGAATGTGCCGGCTATCGGCGCTTTTACCGCGGCTGCGGAGTATGCGGTGAAACACATGGAGAAACACCGTGAGCACGCTGACAGGCTGAGGAATTATTTTTATGAACAAATTCGGCTGCAGGGCCTTCCCATTTCATTTTCGGAGGAAGAAACCGGCGGTGAATGCCTGCCCCACATCATCGGGTGTTTTTTTCACTCCTTTGAAGGACAATATGTTATGTTAGAATGTAATCGTAACGATATTTGCATCTCAACCGGGAGCGCATGTTCCGCAGGCAGTCAAGGCCCTTCTTCAGCTATGAAGGCGCTGAGGAAAACCGAACGGGAAGCGCGGCAGTTTTTCCGGATCTCATTCGGAAATGAAACAACATGTGAACAGCTTGATATGCTGATACATACATTAACGGCGCTATGGGAGCAAAAGAAAGGAGAATCAGCAATTTGA
- a CDS encoding transcription repressor NadR: protein MTEGTKLTGAKRRDMLLLWLKEAGSPLTGGELAKKANVSRQVIVQDISLLKAKNEPIIATSQGYLYISMNAGSENHVERIVACLHGPERTEEELELIVDEGVTIKDVIIEHPVYGDLTAAIRVSTRKEVKQFMNHINSTNAAYLSQLTEGVHLHTLSAPTKERIDQACQALDEAGILIKD, encoded by the coding sequence TTGACAGAAGGAACGAAGCTCACGGGGGCGAAAAGACGCGACATGCTGCTTCTTTGGCTGAAAGAAGCCGGCTCACCATTAACAGGGGGCGAATTGGCCAAAAAAGCAAATGTCTCAAGACAGGTGATCGTGCAGGACATATCACTCTTGAAAGCAAAAAACGAGCCGATTATCGCAACAAGCCAAGGCTATTTATACATCAGCATGAACGCCGGCAGCGAAAATCATGTTGAACGGATTGTTGCCTGTCTGCATGGCCCGGAGCGAACGGAAGAAGAGCTTGAACTCATTGTCGATGAAGGTGTCACCATAAAGGACGTCATCATTGAACACCCCGTATACGGCGATTTAACCGCCGCCATAAGAGTGAGCACACGGAAAGAAGTCAAACAATTCATGAACCACATTAACTCGACAAATGCCGCGTACCTTTCACAACTGACCGAAGGCGTGCATCTCCATACGTTAAGCGCACCGACAAAAGAGCGGATTGACCAAGCATGCCAAGCGCTGGATGAGGCAGGGATATTAATAAAAGATTAA
- the pheA gene encoding prephenate dehydratase has protein sequence MKVGYLGPEATFTHLAVSSCFQNSVTQAPYHTIPACMDAAVAGEVDLAFVPLENALEGSVNLTIDYLIHEQPLAIVGEMTLPIHQHLLVHPSKENEWKQLEKIYSHSHAIAQCHKFLHRHFSAVPYEYAKSTGAAAKYVSEHPELPIGVIANEMAAATYGLSIVRRDIQDYQDNHTRFVILSPEKDVSFEVSAKLSSRPKTTMMVTLPQDDQSGALHRVLSAFSWRNLNLSKIESRPTKTGLGNYFFIIDIEQAMDQVLIPGAVQEMEALGCRVKLLGTYQSYSI, from the coding sequence ATGAAAGTCGGTTATTTAGGGCCAGAAGCCACATTTACACATCTAGCAGTCAGTTCCTGCTTTCAAAACAGCGTGACACAAGCACCTTATCATACAATACCGGCATGCATGGATGCGGCGGTCGCGGGAGAAGTTGATCTTGCGTTTGTTCCCTTGGAAAACGCGCTGGAGGGCTCTGTTAACTTAACGATTGACTACTTAATTCATGAGCAGCCCCTTGCGATCGTGGGGGAAATGACGCTGCCGATCCACCAGCACCTGCTCGTTCACCCTTCGAAAGAAAATGAGTGGAAACAGCTTGAGAAAATTTATTCTCATTCACATGCGATTGCGCAATGCCACAAATTTCTTCACCGGCATTTTTCGGCCGTTCCTTATGAGTATGCGAAGTCAACCGGTGCGGCTGCTAAGTATGTGAGTGAGCACCCGGAACTTCCGATCGGCGTGATTGCAAATGAAATGGCGGCCGCTACATACGGATTGAGCATCGTGAGGCGGGACATTCAGGATTATCAGGATAACCACACGAGATTTGTCATTCTTTCACCTGAAAAAGACGTATCATTTGAAGTGAGTGCGAAACTGTCTTCACGGCCGAAAACGACGATGATGGTGACGCTTCCCCAAGATGACCAATCAGGCGCGCTGCACAGGGTGCTGTCCGCTTTTTCATGGAGAAACCTTAATTTATCAAAGATCGAATCGCGCCCGACAAAAACGGGTCTCGGCAACTATTTCTTTATTATTGATATTGAACAGGCGATGGATCAGGTGCTGATTCCCGGTGCCGTTCAAGAGATGGAAGCCCTCGGCTGCCGGGTCAAGCTTCTGGGAACATATCAATCCTATTCCATATAA
- the thrR gene encoding transcriptional regulator ThrR, producing the protein MKEETFYLVREDVLPDAMRKTLEVKKLLDRKKAESVADAVQKVDLSRSAFYKYRDAVFPFYTMVKEQIITLFFHLEDRSGALSQLLQAVADSGSNVLSIHQTIPLQGRANVTLSISTSAMEENIHTLMNKLRKFDFIEKVEILGSGA; encoded by the coding sequence GTGAAAGAAGAGACATTTTATTTAGTGCGTGAAGACGTTCTGCCTGATGCGATGCGGAAAACCCTTGAAGTCAAAAAGCTGCTGGACAGAAAAAAGGCTGAATCAGTTGCAGATGCCGTGCAGAAAGTCGATTTAAGCAGAAGCGCTTTTTACAAATACCGAGATGCGGTTTTCCCTTTTTACACCATGGTTAAAGAACAAATAATCACACTTTTCTTTCATTTGGAGGATCGGTCAGGCGCATTATCACAGCTTTTGCAGGCGGTAGCTGACTCAGGAAGCAACGTGCTTTCCATTCACCAGACGATTCCGCTTCAGGGCAGGGCAAATGTCACGCTCTCAATCAGCACGTCCGCAATGGAAGAAAACATTCATACGTTAATGAATAAACTGAGAAAATTTGATTTTATAGAAAAAGTTGAGATCTTAGGGTCAGGCGCGTAA
- the obgE gene encoding GTPase ObgE, which translates to MFVDQVKVYVKGGDGGNGMVAFRREKYVPKGGPAGGDGGNGGDVIFEVDEGLRTLMDFRYQRHFKAIRGEHGMSKNQHGRNAEDMVVKVPPGTVVTDDDTKQVIADLTEHGQRAVIAKGGRGGRGNTRFATPANPAPQLSEHGEPGKERYIVLELKVLADVGLVGFPSVGKSTLLSVVSSAKPKIADYHFTTLVPNLGMVETDDGRSFVMADLPGLIEGAHEGVGLGHQFLRHIERTRVIVHVIDMSAMEGRDPYEDYVTINQELSEYNLRLTERPQIIVANKMDMPEATENLKAFKEKLQDDHPVFPISAVTREGLRDLLFEVANQLETTPEFPLYDEEELAENRVMYTMEDEEIPFNITRDPDGAFVLSGDSLERLFKMTDFSRDESVKRFARQMRGMGVDEALRERGAKDGDIIRLLEFEFEFID; encoded by the coding sequence ATGTTTGTAGATCAGGTGAAAGTATATGTAAAAGGCGGCGACGGCGGTAACGGAATGGTTGCGTTCCGCCGTGAAAAATACGTGCCGAAAGGCGGTCCTGCCGGCGGTGACGGAGGCAATGGAGGCGACGTCATTTTTGAGGTGGACGAAGGACTGCGCACGCTTATGGACTTCCGGTATCAGCGGCATTTCAAAGCGATACGCGGCGAGCACGGCATGTCTAAAAATCAGCACGGCAGAAACGCGGAAGATATGGTTGTTAAAGTTCCGCCCGGTACAGTCGTGACAGATGACGACACAAAACAGGTCATTGCCGATCTGACTGAACACGGACAGCGCGCCGTCATCGCAAAAGGCGGACGCGGCGGACGCGGGAATACCCGCTTTGCGACACCGGCCAACCCGGCACCGCAGCTGTCAGAGCACGGAGAGCCCGGAAAAGAGCGCTATATCGTGCTTGAACTGAAGGTGCTTGCAGACGTAGGTCTCGTCGGCTTCCCGAGCGTCGGAAAATCTACGCTTCTGTCTGTCGTTTCATCAGCAAAGCCGAAAATCGCCGATTATCATTTTACAACGCTTGTTCCGAATCTGGGCATGGTGGAAACAGATGACGGAAGAAGCTTCGTCATGGCGGATCTGCCCGGCCTGATTGAAGGGGCGCACGAAGGGGTCGGCTTAGGCCACCAATTTCTCCGTCATATCGAACGGACGCGTGTCATCGTTCACGTCATTGACATGTCAGCGATGGAAGGCCGTGATCCGTATGAGGATTATGTGACCATTAATCAGGAGCTCAGTGAATATAACCTGCGGCTGACGGAGCGTCCGCAAATTATCGTTGCGAATAAAATGGACATGCCTGAGGCGACTGAAAATCTTAAAGCGTTTAAAGAAAAGCTTCAGGATGACCACCCAGTCTTCCCGATCAGCGCGGTGACAAGAGAAGGGCTTCGCGATCTTCTGTTTGAAGTCGCCAACCAGCTGGAAACAACGCCTGAATTCCCGCTCTATGATGAAGAAGAGCTGGCGGAAAACCGCGTGATGTACACGATGGAAGACGAAGAAATTCCATTTAACATTACCCGTGATCCGGACGGTGCATTTGTGCTTTCAGGTGACAGCCTGGAACGCCTCTTTAAAATGACTGACTTCTCCCGTGACGAATCCGTCAAGCGTTTTGCAAGACAGATGCGCGGAATGGGCGTTGATGAAGCGCTCAGAGAACGCGGTGCTAAAGATGGCGATATCATCCGGCTTCTTGAATTTGAATTTGAATTTATTGATTAA
- a CDS encoding sporulation initiation phosphotransferase B, with translation MKDVSKKQEEPVSEAALINELIQLMGHFRHDWMNKLQLIKGNLSLQKYDRVVEIIDEMVIDAKHESKLSNLKTPHLAFDFLTFNWKSRYMRLEYEVLGEIKDLSAYDQKLSNLMRKLFHLFGLAVSNESENHLTVSLQTDHPDRQLIVYLDFHGTIANADVFDEFRKSRYEDFDVMQFELTGHECVAEIGMN, from the coding sequence ATGAAGGATGTATCGAAGAAACAAGAAGAACCTGTAAGCGAGGCGGCTCTGATCAATGAGCTGATCCAATTAATGGGTCATTTCCGTCATGATTGGATGAATAAGCTGCAGCTGATAAAAGGAAACTTAAGTTTGCAGAAGTATGACAGGGTCGTTGAAATAATTGACGAAATGGTCATAGATGCAAAACACGAATCAAAGCTCTCAAACCTGAAAACCCCGCACTTGGCGTTTGACTTTTTGACATTTAATTGGAAGTCCCGTTATATGAGGCTCGAATACGAAGTGCTCGGAGAAATAAAAGATTTATCGGCATATGATCAAAAGCTGTCGAACCTGATGAGAAAACTGTTTCATCTGTTCGGGCTGGCGGTAAGCAATGAAAGTGAAAATCATCTGACCGTATCGCTGCAGACGGATCACCCTGACAGACAGCTTATTGTATATCTCGATTTTCATGGAACGATTGCTAATGCAGATGTGTTTGATGAATTTCGCAAATCGCGGTATGAGGACTTTGATGTCATGCAATTTGAGCTGACCGGCCATGAATGTGTGGCCGAAATTGGAATGAACTAG
- the rpmA gene encoding 50S ribosomal protein L27, whose translation MLRLDLQFFASKKGVGSTKNGRDSESKRLGAKRADGQFVTGGSILYRQRGTKIYPGENVGRGGDDTLFAKIDGTVKFERFGRDRKKVSVYPVAQ comes from the coding sequence ATGCTTAGATTAGATCTTCAGTTTTTCGCTTCTAAAAAAGGTGTAGGTTCTACAAAGAACGGACGTGACTCTGAATCTAAACGTTTAGGCGCTAAACGTGCAGACGGTCAATTCGTAACAGGCGGATCTATCCTTTACCGTCAACGCGGAACGAAAATCTACCCAGGTGAAAACGTGGGCCGCGGAGGAGATGACACTCTTTTTGCTAAAATCGACGGAACTGTTAAATTCGAACGTTTCGGACGTGACCGCAAAAAAGTGAGCGTATATCCTGTAGCTCAATAA
- a CDS encoding ribosomal-processing cysteine protease Prp: MIEATIRRSRNDGGILSFEMTGHADFAEHGRDLVCAGVTAVVFGAVNAVIALAPLEPILDIGEDGGYFYFEFPESADQEALQKAQLLIEGMIVSLETIERDYSEHLRLTANQI; encoded by the coding sequence ATGATTGAGGCAACAATTCGAAGATCCCGGAATGACGGGGGCATTTTGTCCTTTGAAATGACGGGACATGCCGATTTTGCTGAACATGGACGAGATCTCGTATGCGCCGGGGTCACGGCTGTCGTTTTCGGAGCGGTCAATGCGGTTATCGCGCTGGCTCCTCTCGAACCGATTCTTGATATAGGCGAGGACGGGGGTTATTTCTACTTTGAATTCCCTGAATCCGCTGATCAGGAAGCTTTGCAAAAAGCGCAGCTGCTGATTGAAGGCATGATTGTTTCTCTTGAAACGATCGAACGGGATTACAGTGAACACTTACGGTTGACTGCAAACCAAATATAG
- the rplU gene encoding 50S ribosomal protein L21 — translation MYAIIKTGGKQIKVEEGQTVYIEKLAAEAGETVTFEDVLFVGGDSVKVGNPTVAGATVTAKVEKQGRAKKITVFRYKPKKNVHKKQGHRQPYTKLTIEKINA, via the coding sequence ATGTACGCAATCATTAAAACAGGCGGAAAACAAATCAAAGTTGAAGAAGGTCAAACTGTTTACATCGAAAAACTTGCTGCTGAAGCAGGTGAAACAGTGACGTTTGAAGACGTATTGTTTGTTGGCGGAGACAGCGTGAAAGTCGGCAACCCAACAGTTGCAGGCGCGACAGTTACAGCTAAAGTTGAAAAACAAGGCCGTGCGAAAAAAATCACCGTTTTCCGTTACAAGCCAAAGAAAAATGTTCATAAAAAACAAGGTCATCGTCAGCCTTATACTAAATTGACAATCGAAAAAATCAACGCGTAA